One region of Natronorubrum aibiense genomic DNA includes:
- a CDS encoding lipoyl protein ligase domain-containing protein, with translation MRVIRGRGTTIEADREVSRGLLSDAADGEPAVRVWTPHRQIAFGRRDRRLEGYDAASDLARERGFPPVERDVGGRAVAYDGETTLAFVRAEPAADFRRGTTARYERATEAIERALRSLEGELEIGAGEPDDSFCPGTHSLSVVDATGRRRKIVGLAQRVTQDAAVVAGIALVDHRDTLAAVLDGVYDALEVSFDPESVGTVAAGGGPTDPAVVRSTLEDALVGDESTAVTVETVGEDGE, from the coding sequence ATGCGTGTGATCCGCGGCCGTGGGACGACGATCGAAGCCGACCGTGAGGTGAGCCGTGGGCTTCTTTCGGACGCTGCCGACGGCGAGCCGGCGGTCCGCGTCTGGACACCCCACCGCCAGATCGCGTTCGGCCGCCGGGATCGACGACTCGAGGGCTACGACGCTGCCTCCGACCTCGCCCGCGAGCGTGGCTTCCCGCCCGTCGAACGCGACGTCGGCGGGCGGGCGGTGGCCTACGACGGCGAGACGACGCTCGCGTTCGTCCGCGCCGAACCGGCTGCGGACTTCCGTCGCGGGACGACCGCCCGGTACGAGCGAGCGACCGAGGCCATCGAACGGGCGCTGCGTTCGCTCGAGGGCGAACTCGAGATCGGCGCCGGTGAACCGGACGACTCCTTCTGTCCGGGCACCCACTCGCTGTCGGTCGTCGATGCGACCGGCCGACGACGGAAGATCGTGGGGCTCGCTCAGCGGGTCACACAGGACGCCGCCGTCGTCGCCGGCATCGCGCTCGTCGACCACCGTGACACGCTCGCGGCCGTCCTCGATGGCGTCTACGACGCGCTCGAGGTGTCGTTCGATCCCGAGTCAGTCGGCACCGTCGCGGCCGGCGGCGGCCCCACCGATCCCGCCGTCGTTCGCTCGACGCTCGAGGACGCGCTCGTCGGCGACGAGTCAACGGCCGTAACAGTCGAGACCGTCGGCGAAGACGGCGAGTAG
- a CDS encoding alpha/beta fold hydrolase, with amino-acid sequence MTDDHSDGHRQEHGLEPISRRRVLRTTAATTVGAGGLAGATGSASASGFTGCDDWEEPLAEYPEIDLTSGNPTALNFDALEDEDEVVIFVHGWYGLETSTDQAYTLQQAFEANDYDVSVVAASWEADTPNYWRAEDTAETAGDRLASWFESGRIDLEETTVRLVGHSLGGRVCLETLTALDENVVETVALVGTAADDDSVCTDETYADGIDTGARAVYNYHSENDDSVCYGYGVVSLSNALGCGGSDCTGGWFTDDSGSTPDTYTDVDVSDEVDDHCDYTKPDSGCVPQLVDDFE; translated from the coding sequence ATGACTGACGATCACAGCGACGGACATCGACAGGAGCACGGACTCGAGCCCATCAGCCGCCGTCGAGTGCTCCGGACGACGGCCGCCACGACGGTCGGCGCTGGAGGCCTCGCTGGAGCAACTGGCTCAGCATCGGCGTCTGGATTTACGGGCTGTGACGACTGGGAAGAGCCACTGGCGGAGTATCCGGAGATCGATCTCACAAGCGGCAATCCGACGGCGCTGAATTTCGACGCCCTCGAGGACGAGGACGAGGTCGTCATCTTCGTCCACGGCTGGTACGGCCTCGAGACCAGCACCGATCAGGCGTACACGCTCCAGCAAGCCTTCGAGGCCAACGACTACGACGTGTCGGTGGTCGCCGCGTCGTGGGAGGCGGACACGCCCAACTACTGGCGCGCCGAGGACACCGCCGAGACGGCCGGTGATCGCCTCGCGTCGTGGTTCGAGTCCGGTCGCATCGACCTCGAGGAAACCACCGTCCGGCTGGTGGGCCACTCACTCGGCGGCCGGGTCTGTCTCGAGACGCTCACGGCGCTCGACGAGAACGTCGTCGAAACCGTCGCACTGGTCGGGACCGCTGCCGACGACGATTCGGTCTGTACGGACGAGACGTACGCGGACGGAATCGACACCGGCGCCCGAGCGGTCTACAACTACCACTCCGAGAACGACGATAGCGTCTGTTACGGCTACGGCGTCGTCTCACTCTCGAACGCCCTCGGCTGTGGCGGTTCGGACTGCACCGGTGGGTGGTTCACCGACGACAGCGGCTCGACGCCGGACACCTACACCGACGTGGACGTCTCCGACGAGGTCGACGATCACTGTGACTACACCAAGCCCGACAGCGGCTGTGTCCCACAGCTCGTCGATGATTTCGAGTGA
- a CDS encoding single-stranded DNA binding protein — protein MSDIEGVYEDLEADVSLEEFREAVEEKVEQMGGLADEETAAMLIAHEIGESEVGGIADIEPGMEEAKFVAKVTSIGEVRTFERDGEDEDGRVVNVDVADETGSVRAAFWDEHAEAAISELEEGQVLRIKGRPKEGFSGVEVSVDKVEPDPDTEIDVQVSDTHTVEALSLGLSNVNFVGLVLDTDSVRTFDRDDGSEGKVSNLTLGDSTGRVRVTLWDEQADLATEFDPGATVEVVDGYVKERDGSLELHVGNRGAVEEVDADVEYVPESTPIEDLEIGQTVDIAGVVRSADPKRTFDRDDGSEGQVRNIRVQDATGDIRVALWGGKADLDIGPGDEVALGDVEIQDGWQDDLEASAGWQSTVTVLESESATTDESDSSDSSDQNAGLSAFAGADGDGEMGSASAAVDDSTATSDDTGDTGEPTDGEELEFTGVVVQAGDPVVLDDGETTMSVETDADVGLGEELTARGVVRDGRLEANDVF, from the coding sequence ATGAGCGACATCGAGGGCGTATATGAAGACCTCGAGGCCGACGTCTCTCTCGAGGAGTTTCGCGAGGCCGTCGAGGAGAAAGTCGAGCAGATGGGTGGACTCGCAGACGAGGAGACGGCGGCGATGCTCATCGCTCACGAGATCGGTGAGAGTGAGGTTGGCGGCATCGCCGACATCGAACCCGGGATGGAGGAGGCGAAGTTCGTCGCCAAAGTCACCAGCATTGGTGAGGTGCGGACGTTCGAACGCGACGGCGAGGACGAAGACGGCCGCGTCGTCAACGTCGACGTCGCAGACGAGACCGGCTCCGTGCGGGCGGCGTTCTGGGACGAACACGCCGAAGCCGCAATCTCCGAACTCGAGGAAGGACAGGTACTGCGGATCAAAGGCCGGCCCAAGGAGGGCTTTTCCGGTGTCGAAGTCAGCGTCGACAAGGTCGAACCCGATCCGGACACGGAGATCGACGTGCAGGTCAGCGACACCCACACCGTCGAGGCGCTCTCGCTCGGCCTTTCGAACGTCAATTTCGTCGGGCTCGTCCTCGATACCGACAGCGTTCGCACCTTCGACCGCGACGACGGCTCCGAAGGGAAAGTGTCGAACCTGACGCTCGGGGATTCGACCGGGCGCGTGCGCGTGACGCTGTGGGACGAGCAGGCCGACCTCGCGACCGAGTTCGATCCCGGCGCGACCGTCGAGGTCGTCGACGGCTACGTCAAAGAACGCGACGGCAGTCTCGAACTCCACGTCGGCAACCGCGGTGCCGTCGAGGAAGTCGATGCGGATGTCGAGTACGTCCCCGAGAGTACGCCGATCGAGGACCTCGAGATCGGCCAGACGGTCGACATCGCGGGCGTCGTTCGCTCGGCCGACCCGAAACGAACCTTCGACCGCGACGACGGCTCGGAGGGACAGGTTCGGAACATTCGCGTCCAAGATGCGACTGGCGACATCCGCGTTGCACTCTGGGGCGGCAAAGCCGACCTCGATATCGGTCCAGGTGACGAAGTCGCACTCGGCGACGTCGAGATTCAGGACGGCTGGCAGGACGATCTCGAGGCCTCGGCAGGCTGGCAGTCGACGGTCACAGTCCTCGAATCCGAGTCGGCGACGACCGACGAGAGTGACTCGAGTGACTCGAGCGACCAGAACGCCGGCCTGTCAGCGTTCGCGGGCGCTGACGGCGACGGTGAGATGGGCAGTGCCAGCGCTGCGGTCGACGACTCGACAGCGACGAGCGACGACACTGGCGACACGGGCGAACCGACGGACGGTGAGGAACTCGAGTTCACCGGCGTCGTCGTGCAGGCCGGTGATCCAGTCGTGCTCGACGACGGTGAGACGACGATGAGCGTCGAAACTGACGCCGACGTCGGGCTCGGCGAGGAACTAACTGCCAGAGGGGTCGTCCGCGACGGCCGACTCGAGGCAAACGACGTCTTCTGA
- a CDS encoding cysteine hydrolase family protein yields MHLEPARTAVVVVDMQNGFCHPDGSLYAPGSEAVIEPIAALVSRAHEAGAKVIYTRDVHPPEQFDDAHYYDEFEQWGEHVLEGSWEAEIVDELPADEADLIVEKHTYDAFYNTELEGWLNARGIDDLVICGTLANVCVLHTGGSAGIRDFRPLMVEDCIGAIEDDHHEYALDHAEWLFGEVVTSDDLEFDGA; encoded by the coding sequence ATGCACCTCGAGCCAGCACGCACGGCCGTCGTCGTCGTCGACATGCAAAACGGGTTCTGCCACCCGGACGGCTCGCTGTACGCACCGGGCAGCGAGGCGGTCATCGAGCCGATCGCTGCCCTCGTCTCCCGCGCTCACGAGGCCGGTGCGAAAGTGATCTACACCCGGGACGTCCACCCGCCGGAGCAGTTCGACGACGCACACTACTACGACGAGTTCGAACAGTGGGGTGAACACGTCCTCGAGGGGTCGTGGGAGGCCGAGATCGTCGACGAACTCCCGGCTGACGAGGCCGACCTGATCGTCGAAAAACACACCTACGACGCCTTCTACAACACCGAACTCGAGGGGTGGCTCAACGCCCGCGGGATCGACGACCTCGTAATCTGTGGCACGCTCGCGAACGTCTGTGTCCTCCACACAGGTGGCAGCGCAGGGATTCGTGACTTCCGGCCACTCATGGTCGAAGACTGCATCGGTGCGATCGAAGACGACCACCACGAATACGCCTTAGACCACGCCGAGTGGTTGTTCGGCGAAGTCGTCACGAGCGACGACCTCGAGTTCGACGGCGCGTGA
- a CDS encoding Hvo_1808 family surface protein — protein sequence MTATLTRTRLLVAFVAVSTLVVTLAVAGGMTPALLDDSPDRADDPTTEDTVGYVNGYWYDDELPVDDRSSATVDDDELEPVVYRSMARVEQIRGMTFEDDVEVEVISREEYQTEHKDVFLETTEDGRLTQNVTYEALFMVDRDTDAGDEFEAMYGGAVGGYYDPETDRIIVVSDTTETPELDEPILGHELVHALQDQRFDLSQYERATIDQDTATNGLVEGDAAWVEAEYETRCGDEWACAQPDESEPNSEQFSQLNWGLYMTLYQPYNDGPAYVDSLREAGGWSAVNAAYDDPPTSSSTVIHPDEEHEPVSVTVEDRSSDSWAPLKIDGEPARQTVGEAAMVSMLGADIHDRDQPSVIDSEAMLADGISGYDYDQPYTDGWAGDELAVYVDTTVDDPTAADTGYVWQTEWRSSEDAQQFVTGYLELLEIYDAEPVPDRQDTYVIDDEFPGAYAIDRDGETVTIVRAPSVDELDNIDASAAPEGDDTLERVPVDTSDDDDGSTDDDTDSIPGFAVPGSILGLSVAIGVKTRGETVRVWLSCRRSTTRADGSESPATDCADGRRRGAA from the coding sequence ATGACGGCCACACTGACGCGGACGCGACTGCTCGTCGCCTTCGTTGCGGTATCGACGCTCGTTGTGACGCTGGCCGTAGCCGGCGGGATGACGCCGGCGCTGTTGGACGACTCGCCCGACCGGGCAGACGACCCAACCACCGAAGACACCGTCGGCTACGTCAACGGCTACTGGTACGACGACGAACTCCCCGTCGACGACCGTTCGAGTGCCACCGTCGACGACGACGAACTCGAGCCGGTCGTCTACCGCTCGATGGCACGCGTCGAGCAGATCCGTGGAATGACGTTCGAGGACGACGTCGAAGTCGAGGTCATCTCCCGCGAGGAGTACCAGACCGAGCACAAAGACGTCTTCCTCGAGACGACCGAGGACGGACGACTCACGCAGAACGTCACCTACGAGGCGCTGTTCATGGTCGACCGCGACACCGACGCTGGCGACGAGTTCGAGGCGATGTACGGCGGCGCCGTCGGCGGCTACTACGATCCGGAGACTGACCGGATCATCGTCGTCTCGGACACCACGGAGACACCGGAACTGGACGAGCCCATCCTCGGACACGAACTGGTCCACGCACTTCAGGACCAGCGGTTCGATCTCTCGCAGTACGAACGCGCGACGATCGACCAGGACACCGCCACGAACGGTCTCGTCGAGGGCGATGCCGCCTGGGTCGAGGCTGAGTACGAAACTCGCTGTGGTGACGAGTGGGCGTGTGCCCAGCCCGACGAGTCGGAGCCGAACTCCGAACAGTTCTCGCAGCTCAACTGGGGGCTCTACATGACGCTCTACCAGCCCTACAACGACGGCCCGGCGTACGTCGACTCGCTGCGCGAGGCCGGCGGGTGGTCCGCGGTGAACGCGGCCTACGACGACCCGCCGACGAGTTCGTCGACGGTGATCCATCCTGACGAGGAGCACGAGCCGGTCTCGGTGACAGTCGAGGACCGCTCGAGCGATTCGTGGGCCCCTCTCAAGATCGACGGCGAACCGGCAAGACAGACGGTCGGCGAAGCCGCGATGGTGTCGATGCTCGGTGCTGACATCCACGACCGAGACCAGCCGTCGGTGATCGATTCGGAGGCGATGCTCGCGGACGGAATTTCGGGATACGACTACGATCAGCCGTACACCGACGGCTGGGCCGGCGACGAACTGGCCGTCTACGTCGACACGACTGTCGACGACCCCACGGCGGCCGACACCGGCTACGTCTGGCAAACCGAGTGGCGCTCGAGCGAGGACGCCCAGCAGTTCGTCACGGGCTATCTCGAGTTGCTCGAAATCTACGACGCCGAACCCGTCCCGGACCGACAGGACACGTACGTAATCGACGACGAGTTTCCCGGCGCGTACGCCATCGACCGCGACGGCGAGACGGTGACGATCGTCCGTGCACCGTCGGTCGACGAACTCGACAACATCGACGCCAGCGCCGCACCCGAGGGCGACGACACGCTCGAGCGCGTGCCGGTGGACACGAGCGATGACGACGACGGCAGCACGGACGATGACACTGATTCGATTCCCGGATTCGCCGTACCCGGATCGATACTCGGCCTCTCGGTCGCGATCGGTGTGAAAACGCGAGGGGAGACCGTCCGTGTCTGGCTCTCGTGCCGCCGATCGACGACTCGCGCCGACGGCTCTGAATCGCCTGCCACCGACTGCGCGGACGGTCGGCGACGCGGCGCCGCTTGA
- a CDS encoding Hvo_1808 family surface protein — MQRGRLALVAVATLLVLSGCTLPQSPDQFDTDRELGVVGDYTHDDAFEFDDSPELTEAQLEAIKYRSMARIEVVRGLKFEHDVRLEVISRDEYRSQRGVPDSASSFTNELWRGAFIVDGETDVNRARNDLYGSAVQGYYTNDRIVIVTDDPDSIRLDRETLVHELVHALQDQHFGLERRGETIDERRAELGLLEGEATYVPHLYEQRCGEAWQCLVEHERPSTADAPAPRESFNVGLFLSIYAPYAAGPPFVADVHDRGGWAAVDRAHETKPASTSQLIHPERYPDDGPVDVTIPDRSSDDWVPYSRDGEPHTETVGEATLFATLWANGVVDRPLGDGGTDLSPYNYSYPATDGWAGDAFQAYQHTVDESQTGHVWRLEWERTDDAEAFADAYRRLLENRGGAPAAAVDDAYRIPDSEPFGGAYRVTVDGETVEIVGAPLATDLEEIHGTTASSIDPVAAEPSPAASPSVTTSSAAAA, encoded by the coding sequence ATGCAACGGGGTCGACTCGCACTGGTCGCGGTCGCGACGCTGCTCGTGCTCTCTGGCTGTACGCTCCCCCAGTCTCCGGATCAGTTCGACACCGACCGCGAACTCGGTGTCGTCGGCGACTACACCCACGACGATGCGTTCGAGTTCGACGACAGTCCGGAACTCACCGAAGCGCAACTCGAGGCCATCAAATACCGCTCGATGGCCAGAATAGAGGTCGTCCGCGGGCTGAAGTTCGAACACGACGTGCGACTCGAGGTGATCTCCAGAGACGAGTATCGCAGCCAGCGCGGTGTCCCCGACTCGGCCTCGTCGTTTACGAACGAACTCTGGCGCGGTGCGTTCATCGTCGACGGCGAGACGGACGTCAATCGGGCACGCAACGACCTCTACGGAAGCGCCGTCCAGGGCTACTACACGAACGACCGGATCGTGATCGTGACCGACGATCCGGACAGCATTCGTCTCGACCGCGAGACGCTGGTCCACGAACTGGTGCATGCGCTGCAAGACCAGCACTTCGGCCTCGAGCGCCGCGGCGAGACAATCGACGAGCGACGAGCCGAACTCGGACTGCTCGAGGGCGAGGCGACCTACGTGCCACACCTGTACGAGCAACGCTGTGGCGAGGCGTGGCAGTGTCTGGTCGAGCACGAGCGTCCGTCGACTGCCGACGCGCCGGCACCCCGTGAGTCGTTCAACGTCGGCCTCTTCCTCTCGATTTACGCGCCGTACGCGGCGGGACCGCCGTTCGTCGCGGATGTTCACGATCGCGGCGGGTGGGCGGCCGTCGACCGCGCCCACGAGACGAAGCCGGCGAGTACCAGTCAACTGATCCATCCCGAACGCTACCCAGACGATGGTCCGGTCGACGTCACGATTCCGGACCGCTCGAGCGACGACTGGGTGCCCTACAGCCGTGATGGCGAGCCCCATACGGAGACGGTCGGCGAGGCGACCCTGTTCGCGACGCTGTGGGCAAACGGCGTCGTCGACCGGCCGTTAGGCGACGGCGGCACCGACCTCTCGCCGTACAACTACTCCTATCCCGCAACCGACGGCTGGGCCGGGGACGCGTTTCAGGCCTATCAGCACACGGTCGATGAAAGCCAGACCGGCCACGTCTGGCGACTCGAGTGGGAACGCACCGACGATGCCGAAGCGTTCGCTGACGCCTACCGACGCCTGCTCGAGAATCGCGGTGGAGCGCCGGCGGCTGCGGTCGACGACGCGTATCGCATCCCCGACAGCGAGCCCTTTGGCGGGGCCTACCGAGTCACCGTCGACGGCGAGACGGTCGAAATCGTCGGCGCGCCGTTGGCGACTGATCTCGAGGAAATCCACGGGACGACAGCCAGCTCGATCGACCCCGTCGCCGCCGAACCGTCACCAGCCGCCAGCCCATCAGTGACGACGTCATCGGCGGCGGCCGCGTAG
- a CDS encoding TIGR00296 family protein, which translates to MSQRQGVNLSYEDGARAVELARESVESYVQHGQREQPGSMREAFYERTGAFVRLESTRGRGSLRGCAGGYQSADQLGHVIVDAAIEAASGDSCGSEVTPSELPNLTVSVCTVKSVVLTDDPLADLELGTHGVAIDGGEGGWLYPTVPVENGWSAREYLDRTCRKAKLAPGAWQDDDVIVTLFEGQVFREREADGSIEQL; encoded by the coding sequence ATGTCCCAGCGACAGGGCGTCAACCTTTCCTACGAGGACGGTGCGCGCGCCGTCGAACTCGCGCGTGAATCCGTCGAATCCTACGTACAACACGGCCAACGAGAACAACCGGGCAGCATGCGCGAGGCGTTCTACGAGCGAACCGGCGCGTTCGTCCGCCTCGAGTCGACACGTGGACGGGGCAGCCTGCGCGGCTGTGCCGGCGGCTATCAGTCGGCCGACCAGCTCGGTCACGTCATCGTCGACGCAGCGATCGAAGCCGCAAGCGGGGACTCGTGTGGCTCGGAAGTGACTCCCTCGGAACTCCCGAACCTCACCGTCTCGGTCTGTACGGTCAAAAGCGTCGTCCTGACCGACGACCCGCTTGCTGACCTCGAGCTCGGTACCCACGGCGTCGCGATCGACGGCGGCGAGGGTGGCTGGCTGTATCCGACGGTGCCCGTCGAGAACGGCTGGAGCGCCCGCGAGTACCTCGATCGGACGTGTCGAAAAGCCAAGCTCGCACCGGGTGCGTGGCAGGACGACGACGTCATCGTCACGCTGTTCGAGGGACAGGTGTTCCGCGAGCGCGAAGCCGACGGCAGCATCGAGCAATTATAA
- a CDS encoding serpin family protein, giving the protein MPTDRRTLIACSSAFLAGLAGCAGITDPADDPNATDGPNSNGETPSPFDGDVPSFPTLEFVTDPDLEAALLADQIRGNVAFSLDLLAHLRADEPDENLFFSPYSVSVALAMTYAGARGETAVEMADALRYVLEGEDLHAAFGALETEFEQRNEDGATVEQPAWETDESDGDDEDALGFELSSANAVWTDDGLSLEAGFREVLEAYYGAGERLVDFTGSPEEERQEINTWVESQTNDRIEELLPKESIDASTRLVLTNAVYFLAAWEHDFDPADTEPDTFTSLDGSETEVDLMHQTTELRYAEVDGHQLVELPYANGDTSMIVILPAEGEFETFEEAFTVDRLATMLKETSQTQVDLTLPTFGIESKFSLVDVMQELGMERAFGAGADFSGMVGDDVGLFVDDIVHQSFVSVDEEGTEAAAATAVEMVESAPSEHVKMTGDRPFLFYIRDRPTETPLFVGRVVDGATLQDD; this is encoded by the coding sequence ATGCCGACAGATCGACGGACCCTGATCGCGTGTTCCAGTGCCTTCCTTGCGGGACTGGCCGGCTGTGCGGGCATAACTGACCCAGCGGACGACCCGAACGCGACCGACGGCCCGAATTCGAACGGCGAGACGCCGAGCCCCTTCGACGGCGACGTCCCCTCCTTCCCGACGCTCGAGTTCGTGACTGATCCCGACCTCGAGGCCGCCCTGCTGGCCGACCAGATCCGCGGCAACGTCGCCTTCTCGCTCGATCTCCTCGCACACCTCCGCGCGGACGAACCGGACGAGAACCTGTTTTTCTCGCCGTACAGCGTCTCGGTCGCGCTGGCGATGACCTACGCCGGTGCTCGAGGCGAGACGGCCGTAGAGATGGCCGACGCGCTGCGCTACGTGCTCGAGGGCGAGGACCTTCACGCCGCCTTCGGCGCGCTCGAGACCGAATTCGAGCAGCGAAACGAAGACGGCGCGACAGTCGAGCAACCGGCGTGGGAAACCGACGAGTCCGACGGCGACGACGAAGACGCCCTCGGCTTCGAACTCTCGAGTGCGAACGCCGTCTGGACCGACGACGGGCTCTCACTCGAGGCGGGGTTCCGCGAGGTGCTCGAGGCCTACTACGGCGCTGGCGAGCGGCTGGTCGACTTCACGGGCAGTCCCGAGGAAGAACGTCAGGAGATCAACACGTGGGTCGAATCGCAGACGAACGATCGGATCGAGGAGTTGCTCCCGAAGGAATCGATCGACGCCTCGACCCGACTCGTCCTCACGAACGCGGTCTACTTTCTCGCCGCCTGGGAGCACGACTTCGATCCCGCGGACACCGAACCCGACACGTTCACGAGCCTCGACGGCAGCGAGACCGAGGTCGACCTGATGCACCAGACCACCGAGTTGCGCTATGCCGAGGTCGATGGCCACCAACTCGTCGAACTCCCGTACGCCAATGGCGACACGAGCATGATCGTCATCCTCCCCGCCGAGGGCGAGTTCGAGACGTTCGAGGAGGCGTTTACGGTGGATCGGTTAGCGACCATGCTCAAGGAGACGTCCCAGACACAGGTCGACCTCACGCTTCCGACGTTCGGGATCGAGTCAAAGTTCAGCCTCGTCGATGTCATGCAGGAGCTGGGCATGGAACGAGCGTTCGGCGCTGGGGCGGACTTCAGCGGCATGGTCGGGGACGACGTGGGACTGTTCGTCGACGACATCGTCCACCAGAGCTTCGTCTCAGTCGACGAGGAAGGAACCGAAGCGGCAGCAGCGACGGCAGTTGAAATGGTCGAATCTGCCCCGTCGGAGCACGTAAAAATGACTGGCGATCGGCCGTTCCTCTTTTACATTCGCGATCGACCGACCGAGACGCCGCTGTTCGTCGGTCGGGTCGTCGACGGCGCGACGCTTCAGGACGACTGA
- a CDS encoding nicotinate phosphoribosyltransferase — MSNPFGTVPAAAILEGSATDAYFERTRSTLEHAGKNPHVVAEVTADQFPTGSFEVFTGIKDVATLFEGRDVDIDALPDGQLFDGGPVMRIEGSYLEFAELETSLLGFLSQPSGFATAALEARLAAPDSTVLSFGARHVHPSIAATVERAALLAGLDGFSHVAAGEILDREAGGTMPHALMFCFGEGNQADAWQAFDEAVGEDVPRIALADTFWDEKSESLLAAETLGDDLDGVRIDTTGSRRGDFRHIIREVRWELDARGHEDVDIFCSGGLGPNAICDLRDIADGFGVGSHITGADSIDFSLDIVDIEGDPISKRGKLSGVKEVYRTADGGHHVALADDDGPENGEALLEPLIRDGEIVREFDLEEATERCLDDAETVGFRHPTDR, encoded by the coding sequence ATGTCAAACCCGTTCGGAACCGTCCCGGCGGCGGCGATCCTCGAGGGCTCCGCGACGGATGCGTACTTCGAGCGCACTCGGAGCACCCTCGAGCACGCGGGCAAAAACCCCCACGTCGTCGCCGAGGTGACCGCTGATCAGTTCCCCACCGGTTCGTTCGAGGTCTTCACCGGTATCAAAGACGTCGCCACGCTGTTCGAGGGCCGCGATGTCGATATCGACGCCTTACCCGACGGCCAACTGTTCGACGGCGGCCCGGTGATGCGAATCGAGGGCTCGTACCTCGAGTTCGCCGAACTCGAGACGTCACTCCTCGGATTCCTCTCCCAGCCCAGTGGCTTTGCGACGGCCGCCCTCGAGGCGCGGCTGGCGGCCCCTGATTCGACCGTCCTCTCGTTCGGTGCGCGTCACGTCCACCCGTCGATCGCCGCGACGGTCGAACGGGCCGCGTTGCTCGCCGGCCTTGACGGCTTCTCCCACGTCGCTGCGGGCGAGATTCTTGACCGCGAGGCGGGTGGCACGATGCCCCACGCGCTCATGTTCTGTTTCGGCGAGGGCAATCAGGCCGACGCGTGGCAGGCGTTCGACGAGGCCGTCGGCGAGGACGTCCCGCGGATCGCTCTCGCGGATACCTTCTGGGACGAGAAAAGCGAGAGTCTACTGGCCGCCGAGACGCTCGGCGACGATCTCGACGGCGTTCGGATCGACACGACGGGCTCCCGTCGCGGCGACTTCCGACACATCATCCGTGAAGTCCGCTGGGAACTCGACGCGCGCGGCCACGAGGACGTCGATATCTTCTGCAGCGGCGGCCTCGGCCCCAACGCGATCTGCGACCTGCGAGACATTGCCGACGGCTTCGGCGTCGGCAGCCACATCACGGGCGCCGACTCGATCGATTTCAGCCTCGATATCGTCGACATTGAAGGCGATCCAATCTCAAAGCGGGGCAAGCTCTCCGGCGTGAAAGAAGTGTACCGAACCGCAGACGGTGGCCACCACGTCGCGCTCGCCGACGACGATGGACCGGAAAACGGCGAAGCCCTGCTCGAGCCACTGATTCGAGACGGCGAGATCGTCCGGGAGTTCGACCTCGAGGAAGCGACCGAGCGGTGTCTCGATGACGCCGAAACGGTCGGCTTCCGGCATCCGACTGATCGCTGA
- a CDS encoding PaaI family thioesterase, whose protein sequence is MTDDTQPTPEEFADLESLLQYFIEENQEFLSWIGTTVEHIGEGTMTLSVPYDEKLSNKRPSPSGDGRADLHGGIAATLIDTAGGLALRTAMDNPFDARIATINLNVNYLRPAVGDLVATANVIRVGGSVGVSEIMVESTTPDGETREVATGQGAFRIFRSE, encoded by the coding sequence ATGACCGACGACACGCAGCCCACTCCCGAGGAGTTCGCCGATCTCGAGAGCCTCCTCCAGTACTTTATCGAGGAGAATCAGGAGTTCCTCTCGTGGATCGGGACGACCGTCGAGCACATCGGTGAGGGGACGATGACGCTGTCGGTGCCGTACGACGAGAAACTGAGCAACAAGCGCCCGTCCCCGTCGGGTGACGGGCGGGCAGATCTTCACGGCGGGATCGCCGCGACGTTGATCGATACGGCCGGTGGACTCGCACTTCGGACCGCCATGGACAACCCCTTCGATGCACGAATCGCGACGATCAACCTGAACGTCAACTATCTCCGCCCTGCAGTCGGCGATCTCGTTGCGACGGCGAACGTGATCCGCGTCGGCGGCAGCGTCGGCGTCAGTGAGATCATGGTCGAAAGCACCACGCCCGACGGCGAGACGCGCGAAGTCGCGACTGGGCAGGGTGCGTTCCGTATCTTCCGATCGGAGTAA